The window CAGATGCTATTCTCAAGTGTAGCAAATTAAAGATTTTCTTCTACTAGAAACATAAAAGCACTTGTCAGTGATTACAAGTATCATTATagttctaacatttttatttcattttttagagacacggtctcactatgttgcccaggctggtctcaaactcctgagctcaagtgactggtccaccctggcctcccaaagtgttgggattacatgcatgagtcaCTGCAGCCGGCGAcaaatatcatttataatttttaaataatgaattacCAAGTATTCAGTTGGTATCCTTTACTTACCGAGACAATGTTGTTTTCCCAGAACCAGGCAGACCTCTTAAAAGAATAAGTAACTTCtgcaatttatttaacttttcctctTGAAACTGCTGGTTCACAAACCTGTCTGTTCCATTATGCTTGTCCATACAATGATCTTTCCAGCATCTTTCTCTGACTTCACAGAAACCATTACTCACATATCGATCTTGCATACTGCAGCCATTTCCAGAGGGATGAACACTACTCCTATTCTCACTACAGTCAGTATATTCATTGTTCTGATTAAAAGTCATGCAATTCCAGTTAACATgacaattatttacataatatCCATTTTGTATCTGAGAGTCATCTTGGGCTTGGAAAATATTTGATGGTGGATTTGGTGGACCACTGAATCTCTGAATGTTTAAATGATAGTTCAAACTGGGAAGAGGGGGACCATAGGGCACTATAAAAGGATGTACTGACTGCCATTCAGGCCTGAAAGAAGTAAATGAAGTGTCACAAAATGTAGGTATTACTTGTCCATTACAGGGATATTTGTCTGGCTCATTCCCCAAGTTCTGTTGATAATCACAATGTGATGGAATAGCTTTATTACtaagatctttcttttcttcatcagGTTTTAAGAGACCATTATTATGACCCTCATAAAATGGAACACATTGTTCCTGAGAAGGTTCAGATTCTTTACAACTGTTCTCAAAatcatctttttccttttcaagcTCTTCAATTTCTTTGTAAAACTGGAATAATTCATTGTCAATCTCTGATTTTTCAGAGTtaaatttctgtttctctttttgtccTCCTCTGTCATTTATACCATTTAGAGCATGTGCCTCATTCCTCCCTTCATTACGTTTCTTTTTCTCAGGGGGTTTGTAAATGGGTCCTATAAATGCTTTACTTGTGCTATATATCTCATCGTCTGTGGATACTAATGGAGGACGTGCTTCCTGTAAAACCTGTGAATCAATGGATTCAATAACATCTGGTCTATTACCAGGCATCTCATCATGCAAAGGTCTATGCAAATctgtagttttgattttgttCTCCTGCAAATAACTACGTCCTCTGACATCAATGATGGTCACAGGGACCCAATCATTTCCAGTTTTCTCTTGGATTCTGTGAAAATCAGCATTACTATGATTGTGAAAAACATACGACTCTGTAGTTGACTTCAATTTTTTACAGCGTGGCTCACTCGTTACTTCTTCTCTAGGTCCCAAGAATTTACCTTCAATTTCACCATAAGACatctgagaaataaataaatcatacaaTTACTagctaatatattaaaaatctaaataaaattttcttcaaaaacaagaaattagACAAAGACATTTAAATTTGTGATATATTTAATGGTAACAATTTCCCAAAATACCAGTCACTTTCATAACCACTTATTATTTAAGTACAGTCACAACATGGTGGTTTATGGGAGGGATCTCGTtgaatatcctttttaaaaaatatatatatgtatatatatacatatatatatctctctcaacTTTAAACGATCCATTTCTGAATTTAGAAGACCTAAAAGATTTAAGTATGTCTGTAAAGTTGAatcagtaatatatatttttatgatatagATACACAATTGTGTATTTAAAAGGAGAGTGAAACCGCCAACGCCAAATTAACACATACTCAAAATGACTGTGATACACTGCATCCTAAGCTTTCCTTACTTAAAACCACTGTGTTTTTGAGAGTAAATAGCTCCAATTCTCTCCCAAACCTCAGACAACCAATCTCCTTAGCATCCAAATGTTAGATTAACTGAAGTGCCAGTCTTTGGAGACCCTTAACTGTGAGTAGTTAGCGTAAAAGAGGTTCCTAAATGGGTATAGTGTGTTCATTTAAAAGGGGGGAAGAGATAACTTAAGTTGCAATGATGATAACGGAAATTTGTATAATAAAGAAATCTGGCAACTCCCAAAGTTCAAAGCGTTCATCTTTTCCGAATAATCTATCACGAAAATAAAATTTGCTTCCCTTTAGGCCTGGCagagtggctcaagcctgtaatcccagcacttgggaggctgaggcgggcggattgctgcttaggagttcgagaccagcctggcaacatggcctaACTCCGTCTcttaacaaaaatacaataaattagccgggcatgtgggcgcgcacttgtggtcccagctactcgggaggttgcggtgggaggatcgcttgaacccggggagggggcggaggttgtggtgagccgagatggcgccactgcactccagcctgggcgacagagggagaccccgtcttgggggcgggggggggaaTTACTTCCCCTGAAATGCCTTAGGGACCTCAAAGTACAGCCCAGAGGCCTATTCCACCCAATTCTTCGTTGTGCCACTCTCTGGTGTTCCTAACacgagagaaaaagaaatggacaaaaagGCGAactacaggccgggcgcggtggctcacgcttgtaatcccagcactttgggaggccgaggcgggcggatcacgaggtcaggagttcgagaccacggtgaaaccccgtctctactaaaaaatacaaaaaaattagccgggcgtggtggcgggcgcctgtagtcccagctactcggagaggctgaggcaggagaatggcgtgaacccgggaggcggagcttgcagtgagtcgaggtcgagccactgcactccagcctgggtgacaaagcgagactccgtctcaaaaaaaaaaaaaaaaaaaaaaaaaaaaggcgaacTACAGAATGATGCAAGCAGGCCACAGAGCTGGAGAAAGACAACTGCGGAGAACGCCAAAAGGCCTCCTCTCGGTTTCTCCTTTCCTCATTCGAAATGTGTCAGAAAAGTCCCGAAGAAAAGCAACCGGGTTGCGTTAATAAACCGCGTGATCTATACACTATCCGAGCCCCATGCCTCCAGACTTCCAGAGTGAGCGACCCGGGCAAAAGTGCGTCACCCAGCTTTTTTGTCCCAGTGCAGACACGCTCAGGTCCTGTCCAGGAATTGTGGAGGTCTCTGAGGCGCAAAAGTTCACACAGAGCTTACTTCTACGTTTACAGCTGATCTAAACGGTCCAGTCAAGAAGTGAAGCGAAAAACACCACCACCGCCCCACCCTCACCTAAAACGGGGTGTCTACTCACCTTACTCTACCCCTACGCATTGACCTTTACCTCCCAATAAAACCTTCTTTTAGGAAGACACGAACCTCTGTGAAGGTGAAAGAAAAGCGGAGACACAGCACTAAAGCCGAGGTCTGGAGGGACTAAAAGCCCACCTCTCAGAATCGCCGTAACAAACCTCACCTCCGTACGCAAGATGGCGGTCACCTCTCGGTTACCCAGGCCAAAACTAGGCGTTTGCGCCAGGCATTGTGGGAATTGAAGTCCGACGTTCACACCGGCTCCGTAAACCTCACGGCACGGAGACTAGGTCTCCCAGAATCCATGGCGTGACAAACGCAGTAATTTGGCAACAAAAGTAGACCGGAATTAGTTCCTAGATCTGGAGCAGGGAAGTTATCTAAAAACACTAACTTTCGTTAAAAGAAAGCAGCGACCTCCTCTGGCGTTCACCCCCGAAGGAAAAAGGAATTTGAGAAACTGGCGCCCCCCAATAGATGTATAATCGGCTCTCAGTGCATGCTTCTTAGAGCTTTCTAGAAGACAACCAGCTGACTTTTCCAACGGAACTCCACAGTTGGTACCACAAATTTGGATTCCGGTCGTTTCTACCAAAGACCACCTGACGTAATTTTAGGCTCATGCTTTTCTGTGGAAGGACAGAATTACTGCGGCGCAGGTCCCCAATAACAGATAAAAATACTTATGAACAAAATCGTTTAGTGTCAGGtcgctgttttgttttgtttttggaaatacAGACCAATCACTGAGCTTTCCCATTAAAAGAGTCAATACGTGCAAAGCACGTAGAACAGCGAGCTCCTGGTAAGAATAAGCGCTATGTAAGTGTTtgttgcattaaaaataaatacaaaccaaACAACTGGCAGTCCTCAACTGAGGGCTCGTTTTCTCTTCCCACCACCTCTCCAACCCCTCCTCCCTCCATTG of the Pan paniscus chromosome 14, NHGRI_mPanPan1-v2.0_pri, whole genome shotgun sequence genome contains:
- the N4BP2L2 gene encoding NEDD4-binding protein 2-like 2 isoform X4 translates to MSYGEIEGKFLGPREEVTSEPRCKKLKSTTESYVFHNHSNADFHRIQEKTGNDWVPVTIIDVRGRSYLQENKIKTTDLHRPLHDEMPGNRPDVIESIDSQVLQEARPPLVSTDDEIYSTSKAFIGPIYKPPEKKKRNEGRNEAHALNGINDRGGQKEKQKFNSEKSEIDNELFQFYKEIEELEKEKDDFENSCKESEPSQEQCVPFYEGHNNGLLKPDEEKKDLSNKAIPSHCDYQQNLGNEPDKYPCNGQVIPTFCDTSFTSFRPEWQSVHPFIVPYGPPLPSLNYHLNIQRFSGPPNPPSNIFQAQDDSQIQNGYYVNNCHVNWNCMTFNQNNEYTDCSENRSSVHPSGNGCSMQDRYVSNGFCEVRERCWKDHCMDKHNGTDRFVNQQFQEEKLNKLQKLLILLRGLPGSGKTTLSRILLGQNRDGIVFSTDDYFHHQDGYRYNVNQLGDAHDWNQNRAKQAIDQGRSPVIIDNTNIQAWEMKPYVEVAIGKGYRVEFHEPETWWKFDPEELEKRNKHGVSRKKIAQMLDRYEYQMSISIVMNSVEPSHKSTQRPPPPQGRQR
- the N4BP2L2 gene encoding NEDD4-binding protein 2-like 2 isoform X5; translation: MSYGEIEGKFLGPREEVTSEPRCKKLKSTTESYVFHNHSNADFHRIQEKTGNDWVPVTIIDVRGRSYLQENKIKTTDLHRPLHDEMPGNRPDVIESIDSQVLQEARPPLVSTDDEIYSTSKAFIGPIYKPPEKKKRNEGRNEAHALNGINDRGGQKEKQKFNSEKSEIDNELFQFYKEIEELEKEKDDFENSCKESEPSQEQCVPFYEGHNNGLLKPDEEKKDLSNKAIPSHCDYQQNLGNEPDKYPCNGQVIPTFCDTSFTSFRPEWQSVHPFIVPYGPPLPSLNYHLNIQRFSGPPNPPSNIFQAQDDSQIQNGYYVNNCHVNWNCMTFNQNNEYTDCSENRSSVHPSGNGCSMQDRYVSNGFCEVRERCWKDHCMDKHNGTDRFVNQQFQEEKLNKLQKLLILLRGLPGSGKTTLSRILLGQNRDGIVFSTDDYFHHQDGYRYNVNQLGDAHDWNQNRGGINMVCLERRLLRCWIVMNIKCPFLL